A genomic stretch from Bacillus sp. E(2018) includes:
- a CDS encoding iron ABC transporter permease, with amino-acid sequence MLYIIRKMRSQFNSWALLSVIFSTLILLPALLIMVQLFAESNENWEHIKEFMLKNYIVNSVTIVGFTGLFTVIIGVSAAWLVSAYKVPMHQFFKWGLILPLAIPPYIGAYTYHGILNYTGVIQTSLRNQFGIKVDQKFFDIMNIPGAVFIFTMFLYPYVYIITKSFLENQSSSLIENARLLGKGSFTTFIQVVLPVSRAAIVGGVSLVILEVFNDYGVVKYFGIQTFSTAIFQAWFGMGDIYSAIKLAGTLMFIVVLILILEKAIRGRKQYSYSTSKVRPLQPKELKGWKKFAVLSFFISLFALAFAIPFIQLLHWVYMTYDVILSATFADLIWNSVFVAAIGSILIIIVALIIANFSRLSKGWIGKVFSKITVLGYSIPGAVIAIGVLTLFLSLDQKVISLYEWLGLEPTLVLSLSISMLIFAYVVRFLAVGFNSIEAGFDKIGTVFTEASRTLGMSVTKTFFKVDIKMIKGAIAGGFILVFVDILKELPLTLILQPFNFYTLATKTFQYASDERIHEASVSSMVIICISALSIFFLHRVLEKEPK; translated from the coding sequence ATGTTGTATATTATTCGAAAAATGAGATCACAGTTTAATAGTTGGGCTTTGCTAAGTGTGATTTTTTCTACTTTAATCCTTTTACCGGCTTTGCTCATCATGGTTCAGTTATTCGCTGAGAGTAATGAGAATTGGGAACACATTAAAGAATTCATGTTGAAAAATTATATCGTAAATTCCGTGACAATCGTTGGTTTTACTGGTCTTTTCACAGTGATAATCGGTGTAAGTGCGGCATGGCTAGTTTCCGCCTATAAAGTTCCTATGCATCAGTTCTTTAAGTGGGGTCTTATCCTCCCACTTGCGATTCCTCCATACATTGGGGCCTATACGTACCATGGCATTTTAAATTATACAGGTGTCATTCAAACGTCACTAAGGAACCAGTTTGGTATAAAAGTGGACCAAAAGTTCTTTGACATCATGAACATACCCGGTGCTGTTTTTATCTTTACGATGTTCCTGTATCCATATGTATATATCATCACAAAAAGTTTTTTAGAAAATCAGTCATCATCACTGATTGAGAATGCACGGTTGCTAGGCAAAGGATCGTTCACGACATTTATACAAGTCGTACTTCCTGTGTCACGAGCAGCGATTGTAGGTGGTGTTAGCTTAGTCATTCTTGAAGTCTTCAATGATTACGGGGTAGTAAAGTATTTCGGTATTCAAACCTTTAGTACAGCCATATTTCAAGCTTGGTTTGGGATGGGAGATATTTATTCGGCTATCAAGCTTGCAGGTACTTTAATGTTTATAGTTGTTTTGATTTTAATTCTAGAAAAAGCAATAAGGGGTAGGAAACAGTATAGTTATTCCACTTCAAAAGTCCGACCTTTACAACCTAAAGAACTTAAAGGATGGAAAAAATTCGCTGTGCTATCTTTTTTTATCTCTTTGTTTGCTCTGGCTTTTGCCATTCCCTTTATACAGCTTTTACATTGGGTCTATATGACTTATGACGTGATTTTAAGTGCTACATTTGCTGATTTAATTTGGAATTCAGTATTTGTTGCTGCGATAGGTTCAATTCTTATCATAATCGTGGCCTTAATCATCGCGAACTTTAGTCGCCTTTCAAAAGGCTGGATCGGAAAGGTGTTTTCTAAAATTACCGTTCTAGGCTATTCAATCCCGGGAGCTGTAATTGCTATAGGCGTTCTGACTTTGTTTCTCTCACTCGATCAAAAGGTCATATCGTTATACGAATGGCTTGGATTAGAGCCAACACTTGTACTAAGCCTAAGTATTAGTATGCTGATTTTTGCTTATGTGGTTCGCTTTCTAGCTGTTGGATTTAACTCGATCGAAGCCGGTTTTGATAAAATAGGAACAGTTTTTACTGAAGCCTCAAGAACATTAGGGATGTCAGTGACTAAAACATTTTTCAAAGTAGATATCAAAATGATCAAAGGTGCGATTGCTGGTGGTTTCATTCTTGTGTTCGTAGATATTTTAAAAGAGCTGCCTCTTACGCTTATCCTACAGCCTTTTAATTTTTATACGTTAGCTACAAAAACCTTTCAATATGCAAGTGATGAACGTATTCACGAAGCCTCTGTTTCATCAATGGTGATTATTTGTATAAGTGCACTTTCGATCTTCTTTTTACACAGAGTTTTAGAAAAGGAGCCAAAATAA
- a CDS encoding Fe(3+) ABC transporter substrate-binding protein, which yields MFKKNLFTVVTMVLLAALVLAGCGKSNEGASSNNNDTKKEEVNLYTSRHYEVDDKIFADFTKETGIKVNLIKGKEDELIERLTREGKATKGDLFFTSDAGRLHWAKDKDLLQSVESETLSKNIPDNLRDKDNQWFGLTKRARVIVYDQKKVDKSELSTYEALTEDKWKGKVLIRSSENIYNQSLVSSFISLNGKDEAKKWAEGIVNNMARDPQGGDKDQAKGIAAGEGDVAIMNSYYFGQMLNSEDPEEVKVAKQLSVFFPNQETTGTHINISGIGVTKHAKNKENAIELMEYLSSPKVQEVFAEANYEYPVNKEVEPSELLKSWGNFKEQDLNLSELGENNADAVKIMNEVSWK from the coding sequence ATGTTTAAAAAGAATCTTTTTACGGTTGTTACAATGGTCCTACTAGCTGCTTTAGTCTTAGCAGGCTGTGGTAAATCAAACGAGGGTGCGAGTTCGAATAATAATGATACAAAAAAAGAAGAAGTAAACCTATATACAAGTCGTCACTATGAAGTTGATGATAAAATCTTTGCTGATTTTACAAAAGAGACAGGAATTAAAGTCAACCTTATTAAGGGTAAAGAAGATGAGTTGATCGAGCGTCTTACAAGAGAAGGAAAAGCAACAAAAGGAGACCTTTTCTTCACATCTGATGCTGGACGTTTACACTGGGCAAAAGATAAAGACCTCTTACAAAGTGTAGAAAGCGAAACTTTGAGTAAGAATATTCCTGATAATTTAAGAGATAAAGACAATCAATGGTTCGGTCTAACAAAACGTGCACGTGTCATCGTATATGATCAGAAAAAAGTAGACAAATCAGAACTATCTACTTATGAAGCGTTAACTGAAGACAAATGGAAAGGTAAAGTACTAATCCGTTCATCAGAAAATATTTACAATCAATCATTAGTATCATCCTTTATTTCATTAAACGGAAAAGATGAAGCGAAGAAGTGGGCAGAAGGGATCGTTAACAACATGGCTCGTGATCCACAAGGTGGAGACAAAGACCAAGCAAAAGGTATCGCTGCTGGTGAAGGTGATGTTGCCATCATGAACTCATACTATTTTGGTCAGATGCTGAACTCAGAAGATCCTGAAGAAGTGAAAGTTGCTAAACAGCTGAGTGTGTTTTTCCCTAACCAAGAAACAACAGGTACTCACATCAATATTAGTGGTATAGGTGTTACGAAACACGCTAAGAACAAAGAGAATGCTATTGAATTAATGGAATATCTGTCTAGTCCGAAAGTGCAAGAAGTATTTGCTGAAGCTAACTACGAGTATCCGGTTAATAAAGAAGTTGAACCTTCAGAGCTTTTAAAATCTTGGGGTAACTTTAAAGAACAAGATCTTAATCTTTCTGAGCTAGGTGAAAACAATGCAGATGCCGTTAAGATTATGAATGAAGTAAGCTGGAAATAA
- a CDS encoding GDSL-type esterase/lipase family protein encodes MRKVSKKWLIGGAGLALILFLVFQFYGETEGASETQTLKVVALGDSLTYGVGDPSKTGYIGIVKRNIQQQTGRNVIINNFGISGQRSDQLLRQLDNGVVIKSLRQADHIFVFIGTNDFRKAAGWNFRQLPQQKLVLGKEKLRNNLSKTLTVVRENNSFAPVYVLGLYNPYFGKEYDPTASDSIKSWNEAIVEASKESTLTKYISTFELYENVEKELYFSDSIHPNRRGYNRLGNWVYNQWKPLNLE; translated from the coding sequence GTGAGGAAAGTATCAAAGAAATGGTTAATTGGTGGAGCAGGATTAGCCCTCATACTATTCCTGGTCTTTCAATTTTATGGAGAAACAGAAGGAGCAAGCGAAACACAAACTTTGAAGGTTGTGGCATTAGGAGATTCCTTAACATACGGAGTGGGTGATCCATCCAAGACTGGTTATATTGGAATCGTTAAAAGAAATATTCAGCAGCAAACAGGACGAAATGTCATTATTAATAATTTTGGAATCTCTGGACAGCGTTCTGACCAATTGTTAAGACAATTGGATAATGGAGTCGTGATCAAGTCATTAAGACAAGCGGATCATATCTTTGTTTTTATCGGAACCAATGATTTTCGTAAGGCTGCCGGCTGGAACTTCCGTCAGTTGCCACAGCAGAAATTAGTACTTGGAAAAGAAAAGCTAAGAAACAATTTAAGCAAAACACTGACAGTTGTACGGGAAAACAATTCGTTTGCACCAGTCTATGTATTAGGTCTTTATAATCCTTATTTCGGAAAAGAATATGATCCGACAGCTTCAGACAGTATTAAGTCATGGAATGAGGCAATTGTTGAGGCAAGCAAAGAAAGCACACTTACTAAATACATTTCTACCTTTGAACTTTATGAAAATGTAGAGAAAGAACTTTATTTTTCCGATTCTATCCACCCTAATAGAAGGGGATATAACAGGTTAGGTAACTGGGTTTACAATCAGTGGAAACCTTTAAATCTTGAATGA
- the abbA gene encoding antirepressor AbbA, which translates to MNTNVEVNLTDEEKELLIEALLSQGYAYEVVDSELKDLEYELKPGFESKVRRLNGLLKKLHK; encoded by the coding sequence TTGAATACGAATGTGGAAGTAAACCTTACAGATGAAGAGAAAGAATTATTAATTGAAGCATTGTTAAGTCAAGGCTATGCATATGAAGTTGTTGATTCTGAGCTAAAGGATTTAGAATACGAGCTCAAGCCAGGCTTTGAATCAAAAGTAAGAAGGTTGAACGGTCTCTTAAAAAAATTACATAAATAA
- a CDS encoding dicarboxylate/amino acid:cation symporter — MKLSTKILIALALGVVAGLILNLAVPDAFSTLDKYVLKPVGTLFLNLIKMLVVPIVFFSIVLGTAGLGDPKKLGRVGAKTVGYFLGTTTIAIIIAMALALVFKPGVGDFNTEGAKFEQQEAPAVTDTLLNIIPTNPIQAMAEGNMLQIIAFSVFVGFALTMLGSKTKGVMDLIEQGNDIMMYLVNLIMKFAPYGAFALIASAVGSQGMDAIKAMGLYMSVVILALFIHSVVAYGGSIALFAKKSPIWFFKGFAPAMSVAFSTSSSNATLPISMKTAQENLGVRKSISGFVQPLGATINMDGTAIMQGVATIFIAQVYDVNLGITEMLTVILTAVLASIGTAGVPGVGLIMLAMVLNSVGLPVEGIALILGVDRLLDMLRTAVNITGDAACAVIVDKGEDKHLGTREQDVSA, encoded by the coding sequence ATGAAATTATCTACAAAGATCTTGATCGCTCTGGCACTTGGGGTTGTTGCTGGTCTCATTCTTAATCTAGCTGTGCCTGATGCTTTCTCAACACTGGACAAATATGTTTTAAAGCCAGTAGGGACATTATTCTTAAACCTTATTAAAATGTTAGTTGTACCGATCGTCTTCTTCTCAATCGTACTTGGAACAGCAGGACTAGGTGATCCGAAGAAACTGGGAAGAGTTGGGGCAAAAACAGTTGGTTATTTCTTAGGAACTACAACGATTGCTATTATTATTGCTATGGCTTTAGCCCTTGTCTTTAAACCGGGTGTAGGTGATTTTAATACAGAAGGCGCGAAGTTCGAGCAACAAGAAGCACCAGCAGTAACAGATACGTTGTTGAACATCATTCCTACTAACCCTATTCAAGCAATGGCTGAAGGAAACATGCTTCAAATTATCGCATTCTCGGTATTTGTAGGATTCGCTTTAACCATGTTGGGTAGCAAGACTAAAGGTGTGATGGATTTAATTGAGCAAGGTAACGATATTATGATGTACCTTGTAAACCTGATTATGAAATTTGCTCCATATGGTGCTTTTGCTTTAATAGCATCTGCCGTTGGAAGTCAAGGTATGGATGCGATTAAAGCGATGGGATTATACATGAGTGTAGTTATTTTAGCTTTATTCATTCACTCTGTTGTAGCCTATGGAGGTTCGATCGCACTATTTGCAAAGAAGAGTCCGATTTGGTTCTTTAAAGGCTTTGCACCAGCAATGTCAGTAGCATTCAGTACGTCAAGTTCAAATGCAACCCTTCCGATTTCAATGAAAACAGCTCAAGAGAATCTGGGTGTTCGAAAATCAATCAGTGGATTTGTTCAACCGCTTGGTGCAACGATTAACATGGATGGAACAGCCATTATGCAAGGTGTTGCAACGATTTTTATCGCCCAAGTATACGATGTTAATTTAGGTATTACAGAAATGCTCACTGTTATTTTAACAGCCGTACTTGCAAGTATCGGTACAGCAGGTGTACCAGGAGTCGGATTGATCATGTTAGCGATGGTATTGAACTCTGTAGGATTACCTGTAGAGGGTATTGCTTTAATCTTAGGTGTTGATAGACTTCTAGATATGCTTAGAACAGCTGTTAACATCACAGGGGATGCTGCTTGTGCGGTAATCGTTGATAAAGGTGAAGACAAACACCTTGGAACTCGTGAACAAGATGTTAGTGCTTAA
- the ytkD gene encoding RNA deprotection pyrophosphohydrolase: protein MITFKDFYNNTVQLSFSDHPFSDTPKHVWCLCKFKDQWLLTEHPRRGIEFPGGKVEPGETADEAAVREVFEETGGRVSDLKYIGQYFVDGKGGKIIKNIYVATVDKILLKHRYFETNGPVLMSELPEDVSTDKAFSFMMKDQVLKESMKYALLHSLA, encoded by the coding sequence ATAATTACGTTTAAAGATTTTTATAACAACACTGTACAATTGTCGTTTTCAGACCACCCCTTTTCGGATACGCCTAAACACGTGTGGTGTTTGTGTAAATTTAAAGATCAATGGTTGCTGACTGAGCATCCGAGACGTGGAATAGAGTTTCCTGGTGGGAAAGTAGAACCAGGAGAAACCGCAGACGAAGCAGCCGTTCGGGAAGTTTTTGAAGAAACGGGTGGAAGAGTATCAGATCTGAAATATATTGGTCAGTACTTTGTCGATGGAAAAGGTGGAAAGATCATTAAAAATATTTATGTAGCGACTGTGGATAAGATTCTTTTAAAACATCGTTATTTTGAAACGAATGGACCTGTGTTAATGAGTGAGTTGCCTGAAGATGTTTCCACGGATAAGGCGTTCAGCTTTATGATGAAAGACCAGGTGCTGAAGGAGAGTATGAAGTACGCTCTTCTGCATTCCCTGGCCTAA
- the nagE gene encoding N-acetylglucosamine-specific PTS transporter subunit IIBC, with product MLGFLQRIGRALMLPIAVLPAAGLLLRFGQDDLLDIPFLVASGNAIFGHLALLFAIGVAVGLSRDGSGAAGLAGAIGYFVLTEGAKTFAEVNLNYDGKFDMSVLGGILAGVIAGLLYNKFYNTKLPEWLSFFGGKRFVPIITAGTMVLLALVFGFIWPYLQMGLENVGTWITSAGAIGAGIFGFFNRLLLPLGLHHVLNSFLWFVFGEFTGENGKVVTGDLWRFFAEDPKAGFYMAGFFPVMMFGLPAACLAMIHTAKKHRKKAVAGMLGSLALTSFVTGITEPIEFAFMFLSPLLYVIHAVLTAVSMSVAVLLDIHHGFTFSAGAIDYFLNIGISQNGWLLLPMGAVYFVLYYGIFRYLIVKLNLQTPGREEEETLVSEAAATTTASEKYETAASAYLSALGGKDNIVLLENCITRLRVQIKDLSVVDEEALKKAGSKGLIKLNNQNIQVVVGSEVEPIADCMRDKL from the coding sequence ATGTTAGGTTTCTTACAGCGTATTGGTCGTGCGCTCATGCTTCCGATCGCAGTTCTTCCTGCAGCTGGACTTTTGCTCCGTTTTGGGCAAGACGATTTATTAGACATACCATTCTTAGTGGCATCAGGTAATGCGATCTTCGGTCATCTAGCGCTATTATTTGCGATAGGCGTCGCAGTAGGACTTTCCAGAGATGGAAGTGGAGCTGCTGGACTTGCAGGAGCAATCGGTTACTTTGTGTTAACAGAAGGAGCGAAAACATTTGCCGAAGTAAACCTAAATTATGACGGAAAATTTGATATGTCCGTCTTAGGAGGTATTCTCGCAGGGGTTATAGCCGGACTTTTATATAACAAATTTTATAATACGAAACTTCCTGAATGGCTTTCTTTCTTTGGAGGGAAAAGATTTGTTCCAATCATAACAGCGGGAACGATGGTACTTCTAGCGCTTGTTTTCGGATTTATTTGGCCATACCTTCAGATGGGATTAGAAAACGTTGGTACTTGGATTACAAGTGCTGGTGCGATCGGTGCAGGAATCTTCGGTTTCTTTAACCGCTTATTATTACCACTTGGACTTCATCATGTACTCAACAGTTTCTTATGGTTTGTATTCGGTGAATTTACTGGTGAAAATGGGAAGGTCGTTACGGGTGATCTATGGAGATTCTTTGCTGAAGATCCTAAGGCAGGATTTTATATGGCTGGATTTTTCCCTGTGATGATGTTCGGACTACCAGCTGCTTGTTTAGCCATGATTCATACTGCAAAAAAACATCGTAAAAAGGCAGTTGCGGGAATGTTAGGAAGTTTAGCGCTTACTTCGTTTGTTACTGGAATTACAGAACCTATCGAATTTGCGTTCATGTTCCTATCTCCTTTATTGTATGTGATTCATGCTGTATTAACGGCTGTTTCAATGTCGGTCGCCGTATTACTAGATATCCATCACGGGTTCACGTTTTCTGCTGGTGCGATTGATTATTTCTTAAACATCGGTATCTCGCAGAATGGTTGGTTGTTACTTCCGATGGGGGCAGTATATTTTGTTCTATATTATGGTATATTCCGTTATCTGATTGTAAAACTGAACTTGCAAACACCTGGACGGGAAGAGGAAGAAACTCTTGTATCAGAAGCTGCAGCTACTACTACAGCGAGTGAGAAGTATGAAACGGCAGCATCAGCATATTTGAGTGCACTCGGAGGAAAAGATAATATTGTACTGCTGGAAAACTGTATTACTAGGTTAAGAGTTCAGATTAAAGACTTGTCAGTGGTTGATGAAGAAGCACTTAAAAAAGCAGGATCAAAAGGTCTGATCAAGCTTAATAACCAAAATATACAGGTCGTAGTAGGATCTGAGGTTGAACCGATCGCAGATTGTATGAGAGATAAGCTATAA
- a CDS encoding ABC transporter ATP-binding protein, translating to MFVQIKDLTFHYKNSQKPLFENLSLSFKQGEVSVILGESGSGKSTLLRLIAGLEVPAKGSILIDHAVMSDNFRFVQPEKRGVGLVFQDYALFPHMTVEKNIKFGLTKMNRKQKQTRMEELLAIVGMEDYASRYPYELSGGQQQRVALARAMAPNPSLIMFDEPFSNLDSKLQLQIRDELQEILKRTGITSIFVTHDEEDARAIGDRIILMNKGKIQDEGRPEMVLRKNKEQLTLAYV from the coding sequence ATGTTTGTTCAAATCAAAGACTTAACGTTTCATTACAAAAATTCGCAAAAACCTTTGTTCGAAAACCTATCCCTAAGCTTTAAGCAGGGAGAAGTTTCAGTAATCTTAGGAGAAAGCGGCAGTGGGAAAAGTACGTTACTCCGTCTTATAGCAGGACTAGAAGTGCCAGCGAAGGGATCAATCCTGATTGATCATGCAGTCATGAGCGATAACTTCCGTTTTGTTCAGCCGGAAAAACGTGGTGTTGGCCTAGTTTTTCAAGATTATGCTTTGTTCCCTCATATGACAGTTGAAAAGAACATTAAATTTGGCTTAACTAAAATGAATCGTAAACAGAAACAAACACGAATGGAAGAATTGTTGGCCATTGTGGGTATGGAGGACTATGCTTCTCGTTATCCTTATGAATTGAGCGGTGGACAACAGCAGCGTGTAGCACTAGCTAGAGCTATGGCTCCTAATCCATCTTTGATCATGTTTGATGAACCTTTTAGTAATCTCGATTCTAAGCTTCAACTACAGATTCGTGATGAGTTACAAGAGATCCTTAAACGTACTGGGATCACGTCTATATTTGTTACTCATGATGAAGAGGATGCTCGTGCTATCGGGGATCGGATCATATTGATGAACAAAGGAAAGATTCAAGATGAAGGTCGCCCAGAAATGGTGTTGAGAAAGAATAAAGAACAATTAACTCTAGCCTATGTATAA
- a CDS encoding DNA-3-methyladenine glycosylase: protein MNLWNLPTLVLAKELLGMKLIHLDDDGKTSGYIVETEAYLGPEDRAAHSYNNRRTARTEVMFSEAGRVYTYFIYGMHVCFNIVSGPVNKPEAILIRALQPIEGIEIMKERRVRAKTEIQLTNGPGKLSKAMGFTLTDSGKKMNEEDIRIEDGMNIEPNQIISGPRIGIQYAEEAVHYPYRFWIKNNPYVSR from the coding sequence ATGAATTTATGGAATTTACCAACTTTAGTTCTAGCAAAAGAACTCTTAGGTATGAAATTAATACATCTGGATGATGACGGAAAAACCTCTGGCTATATCGTGGAAACTGAAGCCTATCTTGGCCCTGAAGATCGAGCGGCTCATTCTTATAACAATCGAAGAACCGCTAGAACAGAAGTAATGTTCAGTGAAGCAGGCAGGGTTTACACCTATTTTATTTATGGCATGCATGTTTGCTTTAATATTGTTTCTGGCCCCGTTAATAAACCTGAAGCTATTCTCATTAGGGCACTTCAACCCATTGAAGGAATAGAAATAATGAAGGAAAGAAGAGTGAGAGCAAAGACTGAGATTCAGCTTACAAATGGTCCTGGTAAACTGAGTAAAGCGATGGGGTTCACATTAACAGATAGTGGTAAGAAAATGAATGAGGAAGATATACGAATTGAAGATGGAATGAATATTGAACCAAATCAAATTATTTCAGGTCCTCGTATAGGTATTCAGTATGCCGAAGAAGCCGTTCATTATCCTTATCGCTTCTGGATAAAAAACAACCCTTACGTATCACGTTAA
- a CDS encoding TrkA C-terminal domain-containing protein, with amino-acid sequence MGFLFTLLYFAIIGIVIEINVLLFTLTGLKKEIARFQVISMFTATGFTTGESELILEHPVRRRLSTFLILFGVFSLAVIISSISNILSDEFRSIELGIIILVLISLYLILSIPKLKKYMKHTFESHMQKSYNLADLPLRDVMYFEEDDVIVELPIHKDSKIMGKKLKDVIHVDDDILVLFIKRGDVTVRKDSYTTEIQEGDMLFLYGHQSSLQERFKDEMEELKSKKEVEDSHKK; translated from the coding sequence GTGGGTTTTTTATTTACTTTGCTTTATTTTGCAATCATAGGGATCGTTATTGAAATTAATGTTCTCCTGTTCACATTAACAGGCTTAAAAAAAGAAATCGCTCGTTTTCAGGTTATCTCGATGTTTACGGCTACAGGTTTTACAACCGGAGAATCCGAATTAATTCTGGAGCATCCAGTACGCAGACGTTTAAGCACTTTCCTTATATTGTTTGGTGTCTTTTCATTGGCAGTTATCATTTCATCCATAAGCAACATCTTATCAGATGAATTTCGTTCGATCGAACTCGGAATCATTATCTTAGTACTCATCAGTTTATATTTAATCTTAAGCATCCCGAAACTAAAGAAATATATGAAACATACTTTTGAGAGTCATATGCAAAAAAGTTATAACCTCGCAGATCTGCCATTAAGAGATGTTATGTACTTTGAAGAAGATGATGTTATTGTGGAACTTCCCATACACAAGGATTCAAAGATTATGGGAAAAAAATTAAAAGATGTTATTCATGTGGATGACGATATACTTGTCCTATTCATTAAACGAGGAGATGTAACGGTAAGAAAGGATAGTTACACGACAGAGATACAAGAAGGAGACATGTTATTCTTATATGGTCACCAAAGTTCTCTTCAAGAAAGATTTAAGGATGAAATGGAAGAATTAAAATCTAAAAAAGAAGTTGAGGATTCACATAAGAAGTGA
- the fbpA gene encoding Fur-regulated basic protein FbpA, giving the protein MDFHKGQLRRAVEGRKQRLIQHLIHRGIYGYEDHRYLTDFTLSELELEWKNTQFIDEENHIS; this is encoded by the coding sequence ATGGATTTCCATAAAGGACAACTTCGAAGAGCGGTTGAAGGACGTAAACAGCGACTCATTCAGCATCTTATCCATAGAGGGATATATGGGTATGAAGATCATAGATATTTAACGGATTTTACTTTAAGTGAACTAGAATTAGAATGGAAGAATACTCAATTTATTGACGAAGAAAATCACATAAGTTAA
- a CDS encoding YjcZ family sporulation protein, which produces MSSRKYCSNNFTLYVVLFVLLIIVGAVSFNGNCCVYAYPCSYGYAANVPVSGYWNV; this is translated from the coding sequence ATGTCGTCTAGAAAGTACTGTTCTAATAACTTTACGCTTTACGTGGTACTATTCGTGCTGCTCATTATTGTCGGAGCCGTCTCGTTTAATGGCAACTGCTGTGTTTATGCTTACCCATGTTCCTATGGATACGCAGCAAACGTACCAGTAAGTGGTTATTGGAACGTGTAA
- a CDS encoding holin — MEQVLMFSTLLAPLVTAMMELLKRTFPIPKKYIPIISFFVGLIIGLLAAPVTDMNVQLRLWSGGIAGLAATGLYEIGKKSRKYKKAS, encoded by the coding sequence TTGGAGCAAGTACTCATGTTTTCAACACTATTAGCTCCTTTGGTGACAGCTATGATGGAGCTCTTAAAACGTACATTCCCGATTCCGAAAAAATATATACCCATTATTAGTTTTTTTGTGGGATTGATTATCGGATTGTTAGCTGCACCCGTTACTGATATGAATGTTCAACTGAGGTTATGGTCTGGAGGAATAGCGGGGTTAGCCGCAACTGGATTGTATGAGATCGGCAAGAAAAGTAGAAAATATAAAAAAGCAAGTTAG
- a CDS encoding 3'-5' exonuclease, protein MQYIVYDLEMTNRLSEIIEIGAIRMIEVDGELRIADTFQSFVQPKMDKLNTRITNLTGITKKDLISAPAYTEAIENFRSWIGLEEYYLCSWGPEDKWALITDSTFHKAETDWIINHNDLQFHFSILHDSEKGFRYGLSRALQALELVYEGSKHRALDDAINTARILTKIYKKVKFVKNPTSFLESKLFEPEKLVYKTKSEVNESPFASLSKLFN, encoded by the coding sequence ATGCAGTATATTGTGTATGATTTAGAGATGACAAACCGGCTCTCGGAGATCATAGAGATAGGTGCCATTCGAATGATTGAGGTTGATGGTGAACTTAGAATAGCGGATACATTTCAATCATTCGTTCAACCTAAAATGGATAAGTTGAATACACGAATTACAAATCTAACGGGGATTACCAAAAAAGATTTAATATCAGCTCCGGCTTATACAGAGGCTATTGAAAACTTTAGGTCTTGGATTGGTCTAGAGGAATATTACCTTTGTTCCTGGGGGCCAGAAGATAAGTGGGCGCTCATTACAGATTCGACCTTTCATAAAGCAGAGACAGATTGGATCATCAACCATAATGATCTGCAATTTCATTTCAGTATCCTTCACGATAGTGAAAAAGGATTTCGATATGGTTTATCACGAGCTCTTCAAGCATTGGAACTCGTGTATGAAGGTTCTAAGCATAGAGCACTTGACGATGCCATTAACACAGCAAGAATCCTTACTAAAATTTATAAGAAGGTCAAATTTGTTAAGAACCCGACTTCTTTCTTAGAATCAAAGCTCTTTGAACCTGAAAAATTAGTATATAAAACAAAGTCTGAAGTAAATGAATCTCCATTCGCGTCCTTGTCAAAGTTATTTAACTAA